The following coding sequences are from one Pseudomonadota bacterium window:
- the phoU gene encoding phosphate signaling complex protein PhoU has translation MSMHLERELDYLNKELLGIAAMVENATDKALVALVERRPELAREVIDEDDLIDHREVRIEEECLKILALHQPMATDLRFVVTALKVNNDLERVGDLAVNIAERALYLSSKEMLAVTLDFPEMSREVMKMLKAALDALTSRNTDLARAVIAGDDLIDNFNRQMYDSLQQLMQDNPTTIKRSLHLLSASRHLERIADLATNICEDLIYMVEGEVIRHRPSDYLQDERKRLKS, from the coding sequence ATGTCAATGCACCTGGAAAGAGAACTCGACTACCTCAACAAAGAACTGCTGGGAATCGCGGCCATGGTCGAAAACGCCACCGACAAGGCCTTGGTCGCCCTGGTTGAACGCCGACCCGAACTCGCCCGCGAAGTTATCGATGAAGATGACCTGATTGATCACAGAGAGGTTCGCATCGAGGAAGAGTGTCTGAAGATCCTGGCTCTGCACCAACCGATGGCGACCGACCTGCGTTTTGTCGTCACCGCGTTGAAAGTCAACAACGATCTCGAAAGGGTGGGCGATCTGGCGGTCAATATCGCGGAGCGGGCGCTTTATCTTTCGAGCAAGGAAATGCTCGCGGTTACCCTTGATTTTCCCGAGATGTCCCGAGAAGTCATGAAAATGCTCAAAGCCGCGCTCGACGCCCTGACCAGCCGGAATACCGATCTGGCGCGCGCGGTCATCGCCGGCGATGACCTGATTGATAATTTTAATCGCCAGATGTACGATTCCCTGCAACAGCTCATGCAGGACAATCCCACCACGATCAAGAGATCCCTGCATCTGCTCTCCGCTTCCCGTCATCTCGAAAGAATCGCCGACCTGGCGACCAATATCTGCGAAGACCTGATTTACATGGTAGAAGGCGAGGTGATTCGCCACCGTCCTTCCGACTATCTACAGGATGAAAGAAAACGCTTAAAGAGCTGA
- a CDS encoding HAMP domain-containing protein gives MALYKSRLLWKINTIFVTITLLAALIVSAFSAYLIKRSTLSEVEENLGERCAMLGELALPLLRGGEVAELQAKVLALGREIHTRLTIIAPDGTVAADSEKQPESMENHGDRPEITKAALYAQGVATRLSATLSTDMMYLARAIRHQQQIIGYARTSLPLTVIDQRIKQSRKAIVLGIGVVALLTLLSGFLLARFFIQPLVTMTAMAEALAAGDLSRRLKLRRRDEIGRLARSFNQMAENSQQRIATIEFDRKKLNAILSAMTEGVIAVDHRENIIHINQAAAALLGTDTKSTMGKPIWEITRLPDLFNIISEARKSVGEVKKTMKISHGLRERIIEMHAAPLRDGQEEIVGAMVVMLDVSELRHLETVRRDFVINASHELKTPITAIRALTETMLDDFSGMDDRTKLSFLNKISNQSLRLTAIIVDLMALSRFELEDEWNHRTPVDVGRLLDDSAQSLSPAAESKNITVKICKIEKNLEIEGDENALLQAVTNLLDNAIKYTPEGGRVELRLRGDSRNAIIEVADTGIGIEPEDQERIFERFYRVDKARSRELGGTGLGLSIVRHIIKSHKGRVRVESRPGAGSTFIINLPLTTNENGDNN, from the coding sequence ATGGCTCTTTACAAATCCAGACTCCTGTGGAAAATCAACACGATTTTCGTGACCATTACCCTGCTGGCGGCCCTGATCGTCAGCGCCTTCAGCGCCTATCTGATCAAACGAAGCACCCTGAGCGAGGTCGAAGAAAACCTGGGTGAGAGGTGCGCCATGCTCGGTGAACTGGCCCTGCCGCTGCTGCGCGGCGGCGAGGTCGCCGAACTGCAGGCAAAGGTTCTGGCCCTGGGCCGGGAAATTCATACCCGCCTGACCATCATCGCTCCGGACGGAACTGTCGCGGCCGATTCCGAAAAACAACCGGAAAGCATGGAAAACCATGGCGACCGACCGGAAATCACAAAAGCCGCTCTCTATGCCCAGGGGGTCGCCACCCGTCTGAGCGCCACCCTGAGCACCGACATGATGTATCTGGCCCGGGCCATTCGCCATCAACAGCAAATCATCGGTTATGCGCGAACCTCCCTGCCGCTGACCGTCATCGACCAACGCATCAAGCAGAGCCGTAAAGCCATTGTCCTGGGAATCGGGGTGGTGGCGCTGCTGACCCTGCTTTCCGGTTTTTTGCTGGCGCGTTTTTTCATCCAGCCGCTGGTAACCATGACGGCCATGGCTGAAGCCCTGGCCGCCGGCGACCTCAGCCGGCGGCTGAAACTTAGACGCCGCGACGAAATCGGCCGTCTGGCCCGCAGTTTCAACCAGATGGCGGAAAATTCGCAACAACGCATCGCGACCATTGAATTCGATCGGAAAAAACTAAACGCGATTCTTTCCGCCATGACCGAAGGGGTGATCGCGGTCGATCACCGGGAAAACATCATCCACATCAACCAGGCCGCGGCGGCGCTGCTGGGAACTGACACCAAATCGACCATGGGGAAACCGATCTGGGAAATCACCCGTCTGCCGGATCTTTTCAACATTATCAGCGAAGCCCGCAAAAGTGTCGGTGAAGTCAAAAAAACCATGAAGATCTCACACGGCCTGCGCGAGCGGATCATCGAAATGCACGCGGCGCCGTTGCGGGACGGCCAGGAGGAGATTGTCGGCGCCATGGTGGTCATGCTGGATGTCTCGGAACTGCGCCACCTCGAAACCGTGCGCCGTGATTTCGTCATCAACGCCTCCCATGAATTGAAAACCCCGATCACGGCGATCCGGGCCCTGACCGAAACCATGCTCGACGATTTCTCCGGCATGGACGATCGCACCAAACTGTCCTTTCTCAACAAGATCAGCAATCAGTCCCTGCGGCTGACCGCCATCATCGTCGACCTGATGGCCCTTTCCCGTTTTGAACTGGAAGATGAATGGAATCATCGGACCCCGGTCGATGTGGGTCGCCTTCTCGACGACTCGGCTCAATCCTTAAGTCCCGCGGCGGAAAGCAAAAACATCACGGTCAAGATCTGCAAGATCGAAAAAAACCTGGAGATTGAGGGCGACGAAAACGCCCTGCTGCAGGCGGTCACCAACCTTCTCGACAACGCCATCAAATACACCCCGGAGGGCGGCCGCGTCGAGCTGCGCCTGCGCGGGGACAGCCGCAACGCCATCATCGAAGTCGCCGACACCGGCATCGGCATCGAGCCGGAAGACCAGGAAAGAATTTTTGAGAGGTTCTACCGGGTCGACAAGGCGCGTTCACGCGAGTTGGGCGGCACCGGGCTGGGTCTTTCGATTGTCCGCCATATCATTAAATCCCATAAAGGCCGGGTCCGGGTTGAAAGTCGTCCCGGCGCCGGCAGCACCTTCATTATCAACCTGCCGCTGACCACCAATGAAAACGGAGATAACAACTGA